Proteins from a single region of Tumebacillus amylolyticus:
- the spoIVB gene encoding SpoIVB peptidase — MTRHTRRKLTGLLVAILFVAMCWFTPIHQLASIPQELRILQGAHAALDLGMKSFATVTTSQPDVISVSGTPKSAVSHLNQPLQLDSGKTGTADLKVKLFGLIPVKSVHVNVVPDLKVVPGGQSIGVKLKSSGIMVVGYNLVKAGKDSISPAEQAQVKVGDIITAIDGTTVKSVEQAAELINKAGKTGKPMEFTIKRQKEQLKLKVKPLYDKDSDIYRIGLYIRDSAAGVGTLTFYAPDQKKFGALGHIITDVDTGQPIGVGEGQIVHSSVTSIDKGESGSPGEKRGIFIDEDKVLGSITRNSDFGVFGNMNNLPDNAKISKAMPVALAEQVHEGKASILTVVDSQKVEEFDIQIVNVMKQKYPATKSMVIKVTDKRLLEKTGGIIQGMSGSPILQDGKVVGAVTHVFVNDPTQGYGVFLEWMLNEAGIETKTKVKS; from the coding sequence TTGACTAGACACACTCGCAGGAAACTAACAGGTCTCTTGGTTGCAATCCTATTCGTCGCCATGTGTTGGTTTACACCCATTCATCAGCTCGCAAGCATTCCCCAGGAACTGCGCATCTTGCAAGGCGCACACGCCGCACTCGATCTCGGAATGAAGTCGTTCGCCACGGTGACGACGTCGCAACCGGACGTCATCTCCGTCTCCGGAACTCCGAAATCGGCGGTTTCCCACCTCAATCAACCTCTACAGCTCGATTCCGGCAAAACCGGCACCGCCGACCTAAAAGTAAAACTGTTCGGTCTGATTCCGGTCAAGTCGGTCCATGTGAACGTGGTCCCGGACCTAAAAGTCGTCCCCGGCGGCCAGTCGATCGGCGTCAAACTCAAGTCCTCCGGCATCATGGTAGTTGGCTACAACTTGGTCAAAGCGGGCAAAGACTCCATCTCGCCCGCCGAGCAAGCGCAAGTCAAAGTCGGTGACATCATCACCGCCATTGACGGCACCACCGTCAAATCGGTCGAGCAAGCTGCGGAGTTGATCAACAAAGCAGGCAAGACCGGCAAGCCGATGGAATTCACGATCAAACGGCAGAAGGAGCAGCTCAAACTCAAAGTGAAGCCGCTCTATGACAAAGACAGCGACATCTACCGTATCGGCCTCTACATCCGCGACTCGGCAGCCGGTGTTGGTACCCTCACGTTCTACGCGCCGGATCAGAAAAAATTCGGTGCCCTCGGTCATATCATCACCGACGTGGACACCGGTCAACCGATCGGCGTAGGCGAAGGCCAGATCGTCCACAGCTCCGTCACCTCGATTGACAAAGGCGAAAGCGGTTCCCCAGGGGAGAAGCGCGGGATCTTCATCGACGAAGACAAAGTCCTCGGATCGATTACCCGCAACTCCGACTTTGGTGTCTTCGGCAACATGAACAACCTGCCGGACAACGCCAAAATCTCCAAAGCGATGCCCGTCGCCCTCGCCGAACAAGTTCATGAGGGGAAAGCCTCCATCCTCACCGTCGTGGACAGCCAAAAAGTCGAGGAGTTCGACATCCAGATCGTCAACGTCATGAAACAAAAGTATCCCGCCACTAAATCGATGGTCATCAAAGTGACAGACAAGCGCCTGTTGGAAAAAACGGGCGGCATCATCCAAGGGATGTCTGGCAGCCCGATCCTCCAAGACGGAAAAGTCGTCGGCGCCGTCACCCATGTATTCGTCAACGACCCCACGCAAGGCTATGGGGTGTTCCTCGAATGGATGCTCAACGAAGCAGGAATCGAGACCAAGACAAAGGTTAAATCATAA
- the recN gene encoding DNA repair protein RecN — protein sequence MLMELTVRNFALIEEVHLSLEPGLNILTGETGAGKSILLDAMSLILGGRASSDTVRQGAAKATIEALFAVPVSNEFRELCEEYGIDLDDEGVLVSRELSAAGKNVCRVNGRMVTVQMLRRFGQYLMSMHGQHEHQTLTDPREQIALIDAFGGEDLLALRAAVEASFRDFRVARQKIREARLGEQERIQRLDIVRFQLQEIQEANPRPGEDVELEEERKRLAHAEKLFAAANASYDRLYSGEGRNSSALDQLNQTIVDLDGAVRYDESLAPTLELIKTALLHVEEAAHSLRDYRNEVEFNPNKLSQLDDRLNVLRRLRKKYGDTVEEILVYRDKLLRDLEALENHEENLERLSLELERAGKGLAKNAVALSKARRAASERLAKAVMKELGELMMPNTQFAISFTQIQEEDGLPIGERRVHVTEAGIDRVEFLFSPNVGESLRPLAKIASGGELSRTMLALKTLLADADDVGTLIFDEVDTGISGRAAQAVAEKLAVVSQSRQVICVTHLAQVSAMADTHYLIEKSMEDGRTRTAVYALDDDLRVQELARMISGLELTETTLRHASEMLERARKFKS from the coding sequence ATGTTGATGGAGTTGACCGTGCGCAACTTTGCGCTGATTGAAGAAGTCCACCTGTCCCTCGAACCGGGATTGAACATCCTGACGGGGGAGACGGGTGCCGGGAAATCCATTCTGCTGGACGCCATGAGCCTCATCTTGGGGGGCAGAGCCTCGTCCGACACCGTTCGGCAAGGCGCTGCGAAAGCCACCATCGAGGCTCTTTTTGCCGTTCCCGTATCGAATGAGTTTCGAGAATTGTGTGAGGAGTACGGCATCGACCTCGACGACGAGGGCGTGCTGGTTTCCCGCGAGCTTTCAGCGGCGGGCAAGAACGTCTGCCGCGTCAATGGCCGCATGGTCACCGTGCAGATGCTCCGTCGATTTGGGCAATACTTGATGAGCATGCACGGACAGCACGAGCACCAGACGCTGACCGACCCGCGGGAGCAGATCGCCCTGATCGACGCATTTGGCGGCGAAGACCTGTTGGCGCTGCGTGCGGCGGTCGAAGCGAGTTTCCGCGACTTCCGTGTTGCGCGGCAAAAAATTCGCGAGGCGCGCCTTGGCGAACAAGAGCGAATCCAGCGTCTCGACATCGTGCGTTTTCAACTGCAAGAAATCCAAGAAGCCAACCCGCGCCCCGGCGAAGACGTGGAACTTGAAGAAGAGCGCAAGCGTCTGGCGCACGCTGAAAAATTGTTTGCCGCCGCCAATGCTTCCTATGATCGACTCTACAGCGGCGAGGGGCGCAACTCATCGGCTTTGGATCAACTCAACCAGACCATCGTCGATTTAGATGGAGCCGTCCGCTATGACGAGTCGCTCGCACCGACGCTTGAGTTGATTAAAACGGCACTTCTCCACGTCGAAGAAGCTGCGCATAGTTTGCGCGATTACCGAAACGAAGTGGAGTTCAACCCGAACAAATTATCCCAACTGGACGATCGTCTGAATGTCTTGCGCCGCCTGCGGAAAAAATATGGAGACACGGTCGAGGAGATCCTCGTCTACCGGGACAAGTTGCTTCGCGACCTCGAAGCGTTGGAGAACCACGAAGAGAACTTGGAACGGTTGTCCCTTGAGTTGGAGCGAGCGGGCAAAGGGCTTGCCAAAAACGCGGTCGCTCTCTCCAAAGCGCGACGCGCGGCTTCCGAACGCCTCGCCAAAGCGGTGATGAAGGAACTGGGCGAGCTGATGATGCCAAACACCCAGTTTGCGATCAGCTTCACGCAGATTCAGGAAGAAGACGGATTGCCGATCGGCGAACGCCGCGTCCATGTGACGGAAGCGGGAATCGACAGGGTCGAGTTCCTTTTCTCCCCGAATGTGGGTGAATCTCTGCGTCCGCTTGCCAAAATTGCATCGGGCGGCGAACTCTCGCGCACGATGCTGGCGCTCAAGACGTTGCTCGCCGATGCGGACGATGTGGGCACGCTGATTTTTGACGAAGTAGATACCGGAATCTCCGGCCGGGCTGCCCAAGCCGTGGCGGAGAAACTGGCCGTCGTCTCCCAGTCGCGGCAAGTGATCTGCGTCACGCACTTGGCGCAGGTGTCGGCGATGGCAGACACGCACTACTTAATCGAAAAAAGCATGGAGGACGGTCGCACTCGAACCGCCGTGTATGCGTTGGACGACGACCTGCGCGTGCAGGAACTCGCCCGCATGATCTCAGGGCTTGAACTGACGGAAACTACGCTACGCCACGCCTCCGAAATGTTGGAACGCGCCCGGAAATTTAAAAGTTGA
- the ahrC gene encoding transcriptional regulator AhrC/ArgR, whose protein sequence is MKGQRLLKIREIITGQEIETQEDLVEQLRAAGFQVTQATVSRDIKELHLVKTPTPNGTYKYSLPAEPTYNPEQKLRRMLLDSFVSIDRAENLIVMKTLPGNAHAVGAIVDALDWSEVLGTICGDDTILIITRSTEIAPSIVNRFLSYV, encoded by the coding sequence ATGAAAGGCCAACGCCTGTTGAAAATTCGTGAGATCATTACCGGGCAAGAGATCGAGACACAGGAGGACCTGGTGGAGCAACTCCGCGCCGCCGGTTTCCAAGTCACCCAAGCGACAGTCTCGCGTGATATCAAAGAACTGCACCTCGTCAAGACCCCAACTCCGAACGGCACCTACAAGTATTCGTTGCCGGCCGAACCGACGTACAATCCGGAGCAAAAATTGCGCCGGATGTTGCTCGACTCCTTTGTGTCGATCGACCGGGCCGAAAACCTGATCGTCATGAAGACACTGCCGGGGAACGCACACGCGGTCGGCGCCATCGTGGATGCGTTGGACTGGTCGGAAGTGCTTGGCACCATCTGTGGAGATGACACGATCTTGATCATCACCCGATCCACCGAGATCGCCCCGAGTATCGTCAATCGATTCCTCTCCTACGTCTAG
- a CDS encoding NAD(+)/NADH kinase, whose protein sequence is MKTIGLAVNPTKPTAIPVTQNLVEIIERHGAHVFVDEESAEKIGRPELGIPQSDFPSRVEILFVLGGDGTILGFARQFAKTGLPMLGINLGHLGFLSEAEPKDMENAVQRVLAGDYCLEERLMLEAQVIRGGQVLHEAVGLNDVAIAKGSFGRMVTNRVFVDDMYVDQYTGDGLLVSTPTGSTAYSLSCGGPVVSPHIDVIVLTPICPHTLHSRPMVIAANQEVRVEVEATHDELVLSVDGQLFYELENHDVIRVRQAGYKTTLIKWRDREFFDVLRRKLHVAT, encoded by the coding sequence ATGAAGACAATCGGATTGGCGGTCAACCCCACCAAGCCAACGGCGATTCCGGTCACCCAAAACTTGGTGGAGATCATTGAACGCCACGGGGCACACGTGTTTGTCGATGAGGAATCGGCGGAGAAGATCGGACGCCCGGAACTTGGAATTCCGCAAAGCGACTTTCCGAGCCGAGTCGAAATTCTCTTCGTATTGGGCGGGGACGGCACCATTCTGGGATTTGCCCGCCAGTTCGCCAAGACGGGCTTGCCGATGCTTGGCATCAATCTGGGACACCTCGGCTTCCTCTCCGAAGCGGAGCCCAAAGACATGGAGAACGCGGTCCAGCGGGTCTTGGCAGGAGACTACTGCTTGGAGGAGCGCTTGATGCTGGAAGCGCAGGTCATCCGCGGGGGTCAGGTCTTGCACGAAGCGGTGGGTTTGAACGACGTGGCGATTGCCAAAGGGTCGTTTGGCCGGATGGTGACCAATCGCGTGTTCGTAGACGACATGTACGTGGACCAATACACGGGCGACGGTTTGCTCGTTTCCACACCGACGGGTTCCACGGCGTACTCGCTCTCTTGCGGGGGACCGGTCGTTTCTCCGCATATCGACGTGATCGTGCTGACTCCGATCTGTCCGCACACCTTGCATTCGCGGCCGATGGTCATCGCCGCCAACCAAGAAGTGCGAGTGGAAGTGGAAGCGACCCACGATGAATTGGTGCTCTCAGTTGATGGACAGCTTTTTTATGAATTGGAGAATCACGACGTGATCCGTGTCCGGCAAGCCGGGTACAAGACCACGTTGATTAAATGGCGCGATAGGGAATTTTTCGATGTACTACGCCGCAAATTGCACGTCGCGACGTGA
- a CDS encoding TlyA family RNA methyltransferase has product MSAKERLDVLLVEQGHYDSRERAKAAIMAGLVSVDGERVDKAGTKIKVEAKITVKGDLHPYVSRGGLKLEKALAAFNVSLVDKVVVDIGASTGGFSDCALQNGAKQVYSIDVGYGQLAWKVRNDPRVIVMERTNFRHLQPQDLKGETPQVAVMDVSFISIRLLLPVISNILTEDGQLLSLIKPQFEAGRDRVGKNGIVRDPEVHRDVLVHTLGTAVAQGFRVVDITFSPITGGDGNIEFLAHLTKVGNGLSPEELTEKIQGVVQDAHSSLER; this is encoded by the coding sequence ATGAGTGCTAAGGAACGGTTAGATGTACTGTTAGTGGAACAAGGCCATTATGATTCCCGCGAGCGGGCCAAAGCGGCCATCATGGCGGGACTGGTTTCCGTCGACGGAGAACGTGTCGACAAAGCGGGCACCAAAATCAAAGTGGAAGCGAAGATCACCGTCAAGGGAGACTTGCATCCGTACGTCTCACGCGGCGGTCTCAAGTTGGAAAAAGCGCTCGCCGCTTTCAACGTCTCGCTGGTGGACAAAGTCGTCGTCGACATCGGCGCCTCCACGGGGGGATTCTCCGACTGCGCGCTGCAAAACGGAGCGAAGCAAGTCTATTCCATCGACGTCGGCTACGGCCAACTGGCGTGGAAAGTGCGCAACGACCCGCGTGTAATCGTCATGGAGCGCACCAACTTCCGCCATCTGCAACCCCAAGACCTCAAGGGAGAGACACCGCAAGTGGCGGTCATGGACGTTTCGTTCATCTCGATTCGACTCTTGCTGCCGGTGATCTCGAATATTTTAACGGAAGACGGTCAACTGCTCTCCCTGATCAAGCCGCAGTTTGAAGCAGGTCGTGACCGTGTGGGCAAAAACGGCATCGTCCGCGACCCGGAGGTACACCGTGACGTGCTCGTACATACGTTGGGAACGGCTGTGGCGCAAGGCTTCCGCGTTGTCGACATCACCTTCTCGCCCATCACGGGCGGGGATGGGAACATTGAATTTTTGGCGCACTTGACGAAGGTTGGGAACGGCCTGTCTCCGGAGGAACTGACGGAGAAAATTCAGGGAGTTGTTCAAGATGCGCATTCTTCCTTAGAACGATAA
- the dxs gene encoding 1-deoxy-D-xylulose-5-phosphate synthase encodes MLLDKINTPSDIKHLSVEQLNQLAEEIRQFLIENLATTGGHFGSNLGAVELTLALHQIYDSPRDKIIWDVGHQAYVHKILTGRKHLFPTLRKFKGMSGFPKRSESEHDMFDVGHASTSISAAMGYASARDIAGEDHKVIAVIGDGSMTGGMAFEALNHAGHLGTDMLVVLNDNEMSIAPNVGAISHYLTKLRVDPSYSSLKKDVVNFLHKFGDLGDKTTRLIDRFKDSFKSFLVPGMLFEEFGFTYLGPINGHDLPTLLTYMQRAKQTKGPVLLHVVTQKGKGYAVAADAPDKMHSVSKGFNVVKGDAPKVVKPAPPQYPNLFADTMIELAERDPDIVAITPAMLPGSGLIKFQEVFPERCFDVGIAEQHSATFAAGLACGGKKPVLAIYSTFLQRAYDQAIHDIAIQNLPVTIAIDRAGLVGNDGETHQGAFDIAFLRCVPNFTIMAPKDENEFRQMLYTAVNHAGPIAMRYPRGGGLGVQMDTEFKALPIGKSETVREGKDVAILALGSMVHVAQKAAEALVESGIDAKVVNMRFVKPLDEELLLDLAKQGMRIVTIEEGSTQGGMGSAVMEFFALNRIYGMEIYPMGLPDLFVEHGDPQQLLDHVGLNVDSVVELVKTMAPLKQKRA; translated from the coding sequence ATGCTTCTTGACAAAATCAATACCCCCTCTGATATAAAGCATTTGTCGGTGGAACAACTCAATCAACTCGCAGAGGAAATTCGTCAGTTCTTGATCGAGAACTTGGCGACGACAGGCGGGCACTTCGGCTCCAATTTGGGAGCTGTGGAATTAACGCTGGCTCTGCACCAAATTTACGACTCTCCCCGTGACAAGATCATCTGGGACGTAGGGCACCAAGCCTACGTACACAAGATCCTGACGGGACGAAAGCACCTCTTCCCGACTTTGCGCAAATTCAAGGGGATGTCTGGCTTCCCGAAACGCTCCGAATCGGAGCACGACATGTTCGATGTCGGGCATGCCAGCACCTCAATCTCGGCCGCGATGGGCTATGCATCAGCCCGGGACATCGCGGGCGAAGACCACAAAGTCATCGCTGTGATCGGCGACGGCTCGATGACCGGCGGGATGGCGTTTGAAGCGCTCAACCACGCCGGACATCTCGGAACAGATATGCTCGTCGTCCTCAACGACAACGAGATGTCGATCGCACCGAACGTCGGAGCGATTTCCCACTATCTGACCAAACTGCGCGTCGATCCGTCCTATTCGTCGCTCAAGAAGGACGTCGTGAACTTCTTACATAAGTTCGGCGACCTTGGGGACAAAACCACGCGCCTGATCGACCGCTTCAAGGACTCTTTCAAGTCCTTCCTCGTGCCGGGCATGCTGTTTGAAGAGTTCGGGTTTACCTACCTCGGCCCGATCAACGGACATGACTTGCCGACGCTTTTGACCTATATGCAACGCGCCAAACAGACCAAGGGTCCGGTGCTTCTGCATGTTGTCACGCAAAAAGGCAAAGGCTATGCCGTCGCCGCCGATGCGCCCGACAAAATGCACTCCGTCTCCAAAGGCTTCAACGTCGTCAAAGGCGATGCGCCGAAAGTTGTCAAACCGGCACCGCCGCAATACCCGAACTTGTTTGCCGACACGATGATCGAGTTGGCCGAGCGGGACCCGGACATCGTGGCGATTACGCCGGCGATGTTGCCGGGCTCGGGTCTGATCAAGTTCCAAGAAGTGTTCCCGGAGCGTTGCTTCGACGTCGGGATCGCAGAGCAACACTCGGCGACGTTTGCCGCAGGTCTTGCATGCGGGGGCAAAAAGCCGGTGCTCGCGATCTACTCGACGTTCCTGCAGCGTGCGTACGACCAAGCGATTCACGACATTGCCATCCAGAACTTGCCCGTGACGATTGCCATCGACCGCGCGGGTCTGGTCGGCAACGACGGCGAAACGCACCAAGGCGCTTTTGACATCGCATTCTTGCGTTGCGTCCCGAACTTCACGATCATGGCACCGAAGGACGAGAACGAATTCCGCCAGATGCTCTACACCGCGGTCAACCACGCCGGCCCGATTGCGATGCGTTATCCGCGCGGCGGCGGTCTCGGTGTACAGATGGACACGGAATTCAAAGCACTTCCGATCGGCAAGTCGGAAACCGTTCGCGAAGGCAAGGACGTGGCGATTCTCGCGCTCGGGTCGATGGTTCACGTTGCGCAGAAAGCTGCAGAAGCCCTCGTTGAGAGCGGAATTGATGCGAAGGTTGTCAACATGCGTTTCGTAAAACCGCTGGACGAGGAACTCTTGCTCGACCTCGCCAAGCAGGGGATGCGCATCGTTACGATCGAGGAAGGTTCGACCCAGGGCGGTATGGGGAGTGCAGTCATGGAATTTTTTGCACTGAACCGCATCTACGGCATGGAGATCTACCCGATGGGTCTGCCGGACCTGTTCGTGGAACACGGAGACCCGCAACAACTGCTCGACCACGTCGGCCTCAACGTCGATTCGGTGGTGGAACTGGTCAAAACCATGGCGCCGCTCAAACAGAAGCGCGCGTAA